A single genomic interval of Spinacia oleracea cultivar Varoflay chromosome 6, BTI_SOV_V1, whole genome shotgun sequence harbors:
- the LOC110798147 gene encoding SWI/SNF complex subunit SWI3C — protein MPTSPSDARHKRRKPRGPKTMKRHHGGDEEEEDDEEENEVMAEADEDEDLHPNPKNAQIPRNRAISEPEVTSGSGVRISDFPVALKYDVNWPHSCVLKIAATERDREVKGQGQCWDGGAVLENISYGQLQVSSAVPSDCPALLGSASGDQESPVVLTPPPIREGRGVVKMFWDRHHVLPFHAEWFQPTSVHRLERQVVPHFFSGKSAEHTAEKYLDCRNLIIAKYMENSEKRLSIGDCQELDVGVDNEDISRIFRFLDHWGIINYCAPLPPHESWSIQSYLREDRNGEVHVPSAMLKSIDSLINFDLPKCSLKSCDLSSSLSLTPPDLADLDSRVREMLSENHCNFCSRSLFVLCYQSVKEADTMLCSECYHEGRFVIGHSSMDFIKIDPTKECGDHDGDSWTDQETLLLLEALEIYNDCWNEIAEHVGTKSKAQCILHFLRLPIEDGLLEKVEVPSSSGQTYGLVKYSHDGSYLNENGISSGPREHDCDSENKFPFLNSENPVMALVAFLASAVGPRVAAACAHASLAALSEDDRSLHGNREDSDDGLVEFRESSQQKDNINAEASSLPAEKVKLAAKAGLAAATMKAKLFADHEEREIQRLSANIINHQLKRLELKLKQFAEVETLLMKECEQVEKTRQRLAGERARALTARFGSSGVASPMNLPGVAPQVNNNNNNNNINNSRPPVISASPSPQPSVSGYSNSQMSHQQMSMLPRQQMFTFGPRLPLSAIQPSSSGHPSGVMFGAQGSGQSSLSHPMLRPVPGTSTGMG, from the exons ATGCCAACTTCTCCATCAG ACGCTCGGCATAAAAGGCGGAAACCGCGAGGGCCAAAGACCATGAAACGGCACCATGGCGGCgacgaggaagaagaagacgaTGAAGAAGAGAACGAGGTTATGGCGGAGGCGGATGAAGATGAAGACCTCCACCCTAACCCTAAGAATGCCCAAATTCCCAGAAATAGGGCCATATCCGAACCCGAGGTGACCTCTGGCAGCGGCGTCCGAATCTCAGACTTCCCCGTTGCCCTGAAGTATGACGTGAACTGGCCCCACTCGTGTGTGCTCAAAATTGCTGCTACTGAAAGAGATAGAGAAGTCAAGGGGCAGGGGCAGTGTTGGGACGGAGGTGCTGTTTTGGAGAATATATCATACGGTCAGCTCCAGGTGTCGTCTGCTGTGCCATCTGATTGTCCTGCACTGTTGGGTTCAGCTTCAGGGGATCAAGAGAGTCCGGTTGTGCTTACTCCGCCTCCCATTAGGGAAGGTAGGGGCGTGGTTAAGATGTTTTGGGACAGGCACCATGTTCTCCCCTTTCACGCCG AGTGGTTTCAACCAACATCAGTGCACAGATTGGAAAGACAAGTGGTGCCACATTTTTTTTCTGGCAAGTCCGCTGAACACACCGCTGAGAAATATCTGGATTGTCGTAATTTAATCATTGCCAAATACATGGAAAACTCGGAGAAGAGGCTGTCTATTGGGGATTGCCAAGAATTGGATGTTGGTGTTGATAACGAAGATATTAGTAGGATATTTCGTTTCCTTGACCACTGGGGCATTATTAACTATTGTGCTCCGTTGCCTCCTCACGAGTCTTGGAGTATTCAGTCATATCTGAGAGAGGATCGAAACGGAGAAGTTCACGTGCCATCAGCTATGTTGAAGTCCATTGATAGTCTTATCAATTTCGACCTTCCAAAGTGCAGTTTGAAATCTTGTGATTTGTCCTCGTCATTGTCATTAACTCCACCTGATCTTGCTGACCTGGACAGTAGAGTACGGGAGATGTTATCAGAAAATCACTGTAATTTTTGTTCTCGGTCCCTGTTCGTTTTGTGTTATCAGTCTGTTAAGGAG GCTGATACAATGCTATGTTCAGAATGCTACCATGAAGGGAGGTTTGTTATTGGTCATTCAAGCATGGACTTCATTAAGATAGATCCCACAAAGGAGTGTGGTGATCATGATGGGGATAGTTGGACTGATCAGGAAACACTTCTACTCCTCGAGGCACTTGAAATTTACAATGATTGCTGGAATGAAATAGCCGAGCATGTTGGAACTAAGTCAAAGGCACAATGCATTCTCCACTTTCTTCGTTTGCCCATAGAGGATGGCTTACTAGAAAAAGTGGAAGTTCCAAGTTCCTCTGGTCAAACTTATGGGCTGGTCAAGTACAGTCATGATGGATCCTATCTGAATGAAAATGGCATCTCTTCAG GACCCCGTGAGCATGATTGTGATTCTGAAAATAAGTTTCCATTTCTAAATTCTGAAAATCCTGTCATGGCTCTG GTTGCTTTTTTAGCTTCTGCTGTAGGTCCTAGGGTTGCTGCTGCTTGTGCTCATGCTTCTTTGGCAGCCCTTTCAGAGGATGATCGATCATTGCATGGTAATAG GGAGGATTCGGATGATGGTCTTGTAGAATTCAGAGAGTCCAGTCAGCAGAAAG ACAATATTAATGCGGAAGCTTCTTCACTACCTGCTGAGAAAGTCAAACTTGCTGCAAAAGCTGGTCTTGCTGCTGCAACAATGAAAGCAAAATTGTTTGCAGACCATGAAGAGCGGGAGATTCAGAGGCTATCTGCTAATATTATAAATCATCAG TTGAAGAGATTGGAATTGAAGCTGAAGCAATTTGCTGAAGTGGAGACCTTATTAATGAAGGAATGTGAACAAGTAGAGAAAACAAGGCAAAGGCTTGCTGGGGAAAGAGCTCGTGCTTTAACAGCTAGATTTGGATCCAGTGGAGTTGCTTCACCTATGAATTTACCTGGTGTTGCTCCTCaagttaataataataataacaataataatatcaaCAACAGCAGACCACCAGTTATATCAGCATCACCTTCACCACAACCTAGTGTTTCTGGTTATTCCAATAGCCAAATGAGCCATCAACAAATGTCAATGTTACCCCGTCAGCAAATGTTCACTTTTGGGCCCCGCCTACCGCTTTCAGCCATACAACCTTCTTCCTCGGGGCATCCTTCAGGTGTTATGTTTGGTGCACAAGGGAGTGGCCAATCTTCTTTGAGTCATCCTATGTTGAGACCTGTACCGGGGACGAGTACAGGCATGGGCTAA